The DNA region AATAGAAAGGGGCTTAGCGTCTCCTCCAATAAAAAAAGGGTTAGTGTGTATAAAGCATTTTGGGAGGGAGCGATCACGGATATTTTTAATCCTAAAGTGGCTTTGTTTTTCTTGACATTCATCCCTCAATTTATAAATCCGGACACATCTAGTATTAACAGCCAATTTATTATTCTAGGGTTAATATTAGGGCTGATTGGGCTGACCGTCGATATTTCGGTAGCGTTGATTGCAAGCTTATTTGGTAATTTTTTATCGAGAAACAAAATTGCTCTTTGGTGGCAGCAAACCATTAGCGGAATCACACTGATTGGACTAGGTACATGGCTGGCATTCGAAGGTAAGATGAATAGGTAGAAAAGGCGATGCTGCTGCGGTATAATTCGTCCCGTTAATCGGTACGCTAGAGGCATAGAACGATCAAGAAGGAGGGGACTCGGATGAACGAGAAGCGCGAGCACGGGCCTGAGCAAAGCAACCATGAGGAACCGACCATCGCCCCGGGGATGGAGACGAATGATGATTTGCGCGAAGAGGCTACCGACGAGGAAATCCAAAGAGGCGATTATACGGAAGTCACCCAGTTCGTGATTGACCGAACGCCGGATGACGAGTAAATATAGTCTAAATTGCATTTGCGAGGTTACTGAATAGACGCGTGAAGCCTTATTTCGCGTTACAGCAAAAGGGATGCCTTGTTCTTATCGACCAAGGGGCATCCCTTTTTCACATTCATTTTCAACGATCCATGACAAGTCATCGCTTCCCTTGACCTAATTAAGCGTCTTTGGCACTCGCGTCGGCTGCGCTCGCATCGGTACTCGCATCATTGACACTCGCGTTCTCGGTACGCTTGTCTTCGGCACTCGCGTCCTTCGTAAGCGCGTTTTCGCCACTCTTGTCTTTGGCAAGCTCATCTTCGGCACTCGTGTCTGCTGCACTCACGTCTATGGCAAGGGCGTTTTCCTCACTCGCGTCCCTCACATTGGCGTCTTCCATGCTTGCAGCATCCTCAATGGTGGCTGCAGGCGTATGCCGCTCCAACCAGTCCAGCAGGTGCGAGGCGACTTCATCCCGGTTGATCTCATGCAGCATTTCGTGACGACCGCCGGGATACAGCCGGTATTCCAGGTCTGCTATGCCGTATCCTTGATACAGCTCGATAAGCTGCCGGACGCCCTTGCCGCGCTGCCCGACCGGGTCCTCCTCGCCGGAGAAGACATAGACCGGCTTATCCTTGCGCAGCCCTTTCATCAGCTGCGGTTTGTGGAGCTCCAACAGCAGCCGGAAGAAATCCCGGAAGAAGCGGGCGCTGCATACTTGCCCGCAATAGGGGTCGTCAATGTATTTGTCGACCTCGGCCTCGTCCCGGGACAGCCAGTCAAACGGGGTGCGGATAACGCCAAAGCCCTTGTTGTAGGGCCCGAACACGATGGCATTCAGCATTAAGCTGCGGTGGGTGCTGCCCTGAAGGCGCATCTGCGCCGATGCAAGCTGAATCCCGAGCCGCAGCATCTTCTGGGGCCCGTTCGTGCCGGAGAGGACGAAGCCGTCGAAACGCTTGCCGTGAATGCACATGATTTTCTGGGTGAGGAAGGAGCCCATGCTGTGCCCCATTAAAAATAGAGGCAGGCCCGGATGAGCCTTCCGAAGCTCGGAAGCGA from Paenibacillus ihbetae includes:
- a CDS encoding lysophospholipase, producing the protein MQSETFTMLNAEAMPIHVYKWLPDAETRIRAVVQIAHGMCETGKRYEELSALLTGHGFAVYANDHRGHGLTAGNIERLGDAGENGFEGMIEDQLLLASELRKAHPGLPLFLMGHSMGSFLTQKIMCIHGKRFDGFVLSGTNGPQKMLRLGIQLASAQMRLQGSTHRSLMLNAIVFGPYNKGFGVIRTPFDWLSRDEAEVDKYIDDPYCGQVCSARFFRDFFRLLLELHKPQLMKGLRKDKPVYVFSGEEDPVGQRGKGVRQLIELYQGYGIADLEYRLYPGGRHEMLHEINRDEVASHLLDWLERHTPAATIEDAASMEDANVRDASEENALAIDVSAADTSAEDELAKDKSGENALTKDASAEDKRTENASVNDASTDASAADASAKDA